The following DNA comes from Terriglobia bacterium.
AAGCTGCGGCTCTTCGGAGAAGCCGCCCGAGGAATGGAATAGATCCTTCCGCATCAGAACAGTCGACGTGATGATGAAATTGTCCTTCGCCAGCTGCTTCAAAACTTTGCCTGTTTTTCCCTGGCCGGGCTTCAGGTAGAGCTCGCCGGTATCTCGATGGTCGTCCCTCATCACGAACGCGTTTGAACATACCAGTCCGATGCCGGAATTCGCCTCCAGGATTTGGGATTGCACCTGAAGTTTGCCGGGAACCCATTCGTCGTCCGCGTCCAGAAAGGCGATGTACTCGCCCTGCGCCTGCTTTACGCCAAAGTTCCGCGGTACTGCCGGAAGTCCCGAGTGAGCAATTCTGAAATACCGGCAGTTCGACAATCGTTCGGCGGCGGCCGGCGTTTCGTCCCCGGATCCGTCGTCGACAATGATTGTTTCGATATCACGGAACGTTTGTGCGTTGACACTCTGCACCGCCCGGTCTAGAAAAGCAGCCGCGTTGTACGCCGGTATGACAACGCTGATCAAATGATTCACCAGCGATTCACCAGCCGCCAACTGGCATATCCATTGATCAAACCCTCGTTGTGCTGAATGTAATGTTCAGCGCCTGTACCGACGTCCAGAATTTCAAACTGGACGGCATCCGGAATGTAAAAGATGGACGTCTTAGCAAGGGCCTCGTGCGCTCCGAAAACAAAACGATAGACGCCGGCGCGCAGCGGATTTTGAAGGCGGACGTGCATCTCGTAGACTCCGGGGTCGAGTGACCACAGCCGGCCCTCATCGTCGTTGTGATGAACGGTAAGGATCGGAATCCCGGCG
Coding sequences within:
- a CDS encoding glycosyltransferase family A protein; protein product: MAAGESLVNHLISVVIPAYNAAAFLDRAVQSVNAQTFRDIETIIVDDGSGDETPAAAERLSNCRYFRIAHSGLPAVPRNFGVKQAQGEYIAFLDADDEWVPGKLQVQSQILEANSGIGLVCSNAFVMRDDHRDTGELYLKPGQGKTGKVLKQLAKDNFIITSTVLMRKDLFHSSGGFSEEPQLCALEDYDLWLRVAGVADIRYVEEPLAFYRDSPSSLSRVTRDQTVAQSIAMAKCAECDVHLNAHEYSELVAAWLRFLEKQPLRALKYMAVKLSGSR